The following proteins are encoded in a genomic region of Lemur catta isolate mLemCat1 chromosome 10, mLemCat1.pri, whole genome shotgun sequence:
- the ASPN gene encoding asporin isoform X1 — MKEYILLLLLALCSAKPFLSPSHITLKNMMLKDMEDDNDDDDEDNSLFPTREPRSPFFPFDLFPTCPFGCQCYSRVVHCSDLGLTSVPSNIPFDTRMVDLQNNKIREIKENDFKGLTSLYALILNNNKLTKIHPKTFLTTKKLRRLYLSHNQLSEIPLNLPKSLAELRIHDNKVKKIQKDTFKGMNALHVLEMSANPLDNDGIEPGAFEGVTVFHIRIAEAKLTSVPKGLPSTLLELHLDFNKISTVEQEDFKRYKELQRLGLGNNRITDIENGSLANIPRVREIHLENNKLKKIPSGLPELKYLQIIFLHSNSITKVGVNDFCPTVPKMKKSLYSAISLFNNPVKYWEMQPAAFRCVLSRMSVQLANFRK; from the exons ATGAAGGAATATATACTCCTACTGCTCCTGGCTTTGTGCTCTGCCAAACCCTTCCTTAGCCCTTCACATATAACACTGAAGAATATGATGCTGAAGGATATGgaagatgacaatgatgatgatgatgaagacaaCTCTCTTTTTCCAACAAGAGAGCCAAGGAGCCCCTTTTTCCCATTTGATCTGTTTCCAACATGTCCGTTTGGATGTCAGTGTTACTCACGAGTTGTACATTGTTCTGATCTGG gTTTGACCTCAGTCCCAAGCAACATTCCATTTGATACTCGAATGGTTGAccttcaaaacaataaaattagggaaatcaaagaaaatgattttaaaggacTCACTTCACTTTAT GCTCTGATTCTGAACAACAACAAGCTAACAAAGATTCACCCAAAAACCTTTCTAACGACAAAGAAGTTGCGCAGGTTATATTTGTCCCACAATCAACTAAGTGAAATACCACTTAATCTTCCCAAATCGTTAGCAGAACTCAGAATTCATGATAATAAagtcaagaaaatacaaaaggacaCATTCAAAGGAATGAATGCTTTACATGTTTTGG AAATGAGTGCAAACCCTCTTGATAATGATGGGATAGAGCCAGGGGCATTTGAAGGGGTGACAGTGTTCCATATCAGAATTGCAGAAGCAAAACTAACCTCAGTTCCTAAAG gTTTACCATCAACTTTACTGGAGCTTCatttagattttaataaaatttcgACTGTGGAACAAGAGGATTTTAAACGATACAAAGAACTGCAAAG gcTGGGCCTAGGAAACAACAGAATCACAGATATCGAAAATGGAAGTCTTGCTAACATCCCACGTGTGAGAgaaatacatttggaaaacaataaactgaaaaaaatcccTTCAGGATTACCAGAGTTGAAATACCTCCAG ATAATCTTCCTTCATTCTAACTCAATTACAAAAGTGGGAGTGAATGACTTCTGTCCAACAGTGCCAAAGATGAAGAAATCTTTATACAGTGCAATAAGTTTATTCAACAACCCAGTGAAGTACTGGGAAATGCAGCCTGCAGCATTTCGTTGTGTTTTGAGCAGAATGAGCGTTCAGCTTGCGAACTTCAGAAAGTAA
- the ASPN gene encoding asporin isoform X2, translating to MKEYILLLLLALCSAKPFLSPSHITLKNMMLKDMEDDNDDDDEDNSLFPTREPRSPFFPFDLFPTCPFGCQCYSRVVHCSDLGLTSVPSNIPFDTRMVDLQNNKIREIKENDFKGLTSLYALILNNNKLTKIHPKTFLTTKKLRRLYLSHNQLSEIPLNLPKSLAELRIHDNKVKKIQKDTFKGMNALHVLEMSANPLDNDGIEPGAFEGVTVFHIRIAEAKLTSVPKGLPSTLLELHLDFNKISTVEQEDFKRYKELQRLGLGNNRITDIENGSLANIPRVREIHLENNKLKKIPSGLPELKYLQMEALM from the exons ATGAAGGAATATATACTCCTACTGCTCCTGGCTTTGTGCTCTGCCAAACCCTTCCTTAGCCCTTCACATATAACACTGAAGAATATGATGCTGAAGGATATGgaagatgacaatgatgatgatgatgaagacaaCTCTCTTTTTCCAACAAGAGAGCCAAGGAGCCCCTTTTTCCCATTTGATCTGTTTCCAACATGTCCGTTTGGATGTCAGTGTTACTCACGAGTTGTACATTGTTCTGATCTGG gTTTGACCTCAGTCCCAAGCAACATTCCATTTGATACTCGAATGGTTGAccttcaaaacaataaaattagggaaatcaaagaaaatgattttaaaggacTCACTTCACTTTAT GCTCTGATTCTGAACAACAACAAGCTAACAAAGATTCACCCAAAAACCTTTCTAACGACAAAGAAGTTGCGCAGGTTATATTTGTCCCACAATCAACTAAGTGAAATACCACTTAATCTTCCCAAATCGTTAGCAGAACTCAGAATTCATGATAATAAagtcaagaaaatacaaaaggacaCATTCAAAGGAATGAATGCTTTACATGTTTTGG AAATGAGTGCAAACCCTCTTGATAATGATGGGATAGAGCCAGGGGCATTTGAAGGGGTGACAGTGTTCCATATCAGAATTGCAGAAGCAAAACTAACCTCAGTTCCTAAAG gTTTACCATCAACTTTACTGGAGCTTCatttagattttaataaaatttcgACTGTGGAACAAGAGGATTTTAAACGATACAAAGAACTGCAAAG gcTGGGCCTAGGAAACAACAGAATCACAGATATCGAAAATGGAAGTCTTGCTAACATCCCACGTGTGAGAgaaatacatttggaaaacaataaactgaaaaaaatcccTTCAGGATTACCAGAGTTGAAATACCTCCAG